A genomic window from Lotus japonicus ecotype B-129 chromosome 1, LjGifu_v1.2 includes:
- the LOC130732254 gene encoding uncharacterized protein LOC130732254: MEDGVTEVQSFLPPQNVDSEDGSKREEKNDEKEEGFVPEAEKSVEEDLGTEHSGKNFAAKDEAKNSDSGGGGGGGLINNLISSFITPSSPRTEEGGAVGDGDGGERGGVDNGGEGGIISNLVSNFFHRSDGEEDVVESEKEKEEEEILVDGKIKRQKTQDFEDANGGGGGGIIHNLVSHLPASLPDDAVPTADEAIILINALVRD, from the coding sequence ATGGAAGACGGTGTAACAGAAGTTCAAAGCTTTCTTCCTCCTCAGAATGTCGATTCAGAAGATGGAtccaaaagagaagaaaaaaacgaTGAAAAGGAAGAAGGGTTTGTCCCAGAAGCAGAGAAATCAGTTGAAGAGGATCTTGGTACAGAGCACTCTGGAAAAAACTTTGCTGCCAAAGATGAAGCTAAAAACAGTGacagtggtggcggtggcggtggaggaCTTATTAACAACTTGATCTCCTCCTTTATCACTCCCTCGAGTCCAAGAACAGAGGAaggtggtgctgttggagatgGTGATGGTGGAGAAAGAGGAGGTGTTGATAATGGTGGAGAGGGAGGGATCATAAGCAATCTGGTTTCTAATTTCTTTCATCGAAGTGACGGTGAGGAAGATGTGGTGGAAtctgagaaagaaaaggaagaggaGGAAATCTTGGTTGATGGAAAAATCAAACGGCAGAAGACACAGGATTTTGAGGATGCtaatggtggtggcggtggaggcaTCATTCATAACTTAGTTTCTCATTTACCTGCTTCACTTCCAG
- the LOC130712751 gene encoding uncharacterized protein LOC130712751, with protein MSLNENKNVNGKEEKNDINKWAHLPDEILELIMKRLCLNDYLALRTICSPWKRIVTNAITIKHCCPLREPPLIVLNSNKQVLFSLRTEREHYPKRSIYESTHIACLGSHEGWMIMSDHVEMGILSVFFFNPVTNRRVSVPPRLYFPSNSPIQDEVLFIRKMVASSGPDCCKPGCYLAGLFNDHCHIAFYKLFDKSWNLIETEKDSGVHFMDLEIMGSKLYVRTGKPLDSILVYDLTDSSNGSPKAEVLAMLPQRSTPFVSRMIDNQRHDSGYNVFSLAKHETLAQLFLINIFCNIIYRSEDIGYLNMLKEYVTPPEITGIEVFKMDMNKEPIKWIKCDRLDDDVIFVSGVKSMVMSRTSLNCTQALIRENSVYFAFKFNCPSVPWQGGALLGIKHLTDSSIKYFSIEESNHSKVPFPFWFVPSI; from the coding sequence ATGTCActcaatgaaaataaaaatgttaatggaaaagaagagaagaatgaTATCAACAAATGGGCACATCTTCCAGATGAGATCCTAGAACTGATTATGAAGCGTTTGTGCCTCAATGATTACCTTGCATTGCGTACAATATGCTCCCCTTGGAAGAGAATCGTTACTAATGCTATTACCATTAAGCATTGTTGCCCTTTACGTGAACCGCCACTAATTGTCCTTAATTCAAACAAGCAAGTACTTTTTAGCTTGAGAACAGAACGTGAACATTATCCCAAAAGATCAATATATGAGAGCACACATATTGCTTGTCTTGGTTCACATGAAGGATGGATGATTATGTCTGATCATGTTGAAATGGGTATTTTATcagtcttcttcttcaatccgGTGACTAATCGTCGCGTCTCAGTTCCACCACGGTTGTATTTTCCGTCCAACTCTCCAATCCAAGATGAAGTATTGTTTATAAGGAAAATGGTAGCCTCTTCCGGACCAGATTGTTGTAAACCAGGTTGTTATTTGGCTGGTCTTTTCAACGACCATTGCCATATTGCATTTTATAAGCTCTTTGACAAGTCATGGAATTTGATTGAAACAGAAAAGGATTCAGGGGTTCATTTTATGGATTTGGAAATCATGGGTTCGAAGTTGTATGTTAGAACTGGCAAGCCCTTGGATTCCATATTGGTTTATGATCTTACAGATTCCAGTAACGGGTCGCCAAAGGCTGAAGTGTTAGCTATGCTTCCACAAAGATCCACACCATTTGTATCAAGAATGATTGATAACCAACGTCATGATTCAGGTTATAACGTTTTCTCTCTAGCAAAACACGAAACATTAGCCCAATTATTCCTCATTAACATCTTCTGCAATATAATTTATAGATCTGAAGATATTGGCTATTTGAACATGCTCAAAGAATATGTTACCCCACCTGAGATCACTGGAATAGAAGTGTTTAAGATGGACATGAACAAGGAGCCTATTAAGTGGATAAAGTGTGACAGATTAGATGATGATGTGATTTTTGTTAGTGGTGTCAAGAGCATGGTAATGTCAAGAACCTCTCTTAACTGCACTCAAGCATTAATTAGAGAAAATAGTGTCTATTTCGCCTTTAAATTTAACTGTCCTTCGGTTCCATGGCAAGGGGGAGCTTTATTGGGGATCAAACACTTGACTGATAGCAGCATCAAATATTTTTCTATTGAGGAATCAAATCATTCCAAAGTTCCTTTTCCTTTCTGGTTCGTACCAAGTATTTGA